GAAAATTATTTATGCtctattttattccaaaaatgctGCAAGTCACAactcattctctcttttttttttttttttttttttacagattccaCTCTTATGACCACTTTGAACACCTgcagggtatatatatatatatatatatatatatatatatatatatatatatatataatatatatatatatatatatatatatatatatatatatatatataatggggtTAAAAAGTCTCTCTAAAAATCCTCTATAGCgaaaatgctaatttaatatattttttaaaaattatcaaGCAAAGACAATTTCCTAATTGAGTGAATTTAAAAGAGTATCTGGTATTTAATGACAGCAGTTCTCAAGCTGCATGAACTTcatacatttgtgtttgtgtttttccagcatgattagaaAATTATTCAAAGAGCAGCTTCAatggaagcaagaacatctgatattttatgttttttcattattattaatattttattttaagagttcACATAATCATTGTGACAAATGTGCTTATTAGTAACCaagacataaatattattaaacattattattattactattattatattattagtagtagtaatagtagtatcatcatcattattattactactattattattatattattatttttaaatatcattcttgtacatttacattattatttttcccccacaattctaaaacattattttcatttcaaggtTTGAATTAAAAGTTGCATGTCATATTTTCAACGTTTAGTTGAGAACTTTTGAACGGTTGTGTACATTACCTTTGCCATTATCTAACACTTACTAAATGCTAATcttcaaaaacactaataatttaataacactattaAATTATATCTTTAGCAAATCTGAAAATGATTATCCTTTTTTCATATTGTACAGGATAATGTTGTGATGCATaaattcactttttgtttttggtgttttatttcatttatttatttttatttataccaaattaatattgtctaattatcagTTTTCAGCCACAACATCAAATTATTATCACCTCATCAGTATCAACTAGAATTTGAACATCCCTAATTATGTCATACATCAacaagaaacacacaaaacagtttcTAGATCTCAGGAGGTCATTCAAACTGGTAGCAATCATGACTCTCAAATCCATCATGATTCTCGAAACACTCCTGAAAAGCAGGATGCTTTGCAGCAGAGATCTGTCATAAGGGCCCAAAACAGAAACCTCTTTCTTATTAACAAACATTTAGCCATAAAAAGCATCTATATTCCCCATATTCACCTTCGCTTGTACTCATCCCGCTCCCTTTTGATTTTGGCCAGGACATTGTAAAGTGCTCTGATCTCTGGGGTGATGGTGTCTATCTGGACTCCCACGCCATCCGGGTGGACCCACGACACTCCAGGACTGGTGACCCGCGTCTCAGATCCGCTTCCCAGTTTACGGGTGTGATTGTAGGACCAGATAGTGCCCGGCAGGAAGCGAGGAGGAGGGTTGGGAGACATCCCGGTGCCAACGCTGCTCACATGCAGTGCATTATTGGAGTTGTTGGTGTTGGCCGAGGCGGGTTCGGTGGTGGGTGTTGCGAGACTAACCGTGATGTTTGGGTTCCTGTAAGTGTTTGGGTCAGTTGTGCTCTCACCGTCAGCTTTATTGGGCTCAAGCTTGAGGACTGTCGTAAGAGAAGGCATAAACAACGTAGTGGGTCTTTGAGCAGAGTTATTGGTGTTTTGAAAGGACAAAGACCCAGGCCGGACAGCGATAGGTCCAATAAACCCAGTCTGCACACCAATTTCTCTGGTGTTTCCATCCTCCACGCATCCACCCTTGTTACTGCTGTCTAAAGCCTGCTGAAGCTGTAACTCCAATATCTTATTGCGTCTCTCCAGCTCATGCACTTTAGCCAGAAAGCATCGGAAGCGCAGATTGAGGGTCTTCAGGACGCTTATATTGGATCCCAGGTCGTTCCTCAATGCCATGGCTGTAGGTGGAGGAGGTTGGGACCAGTGGAGCGATGGACTGAAGTGCAGATAAGAGGATGCTGTAAGGTCAAGTGCGGTTTGTGGGCCGGGTTGCTCTCCGAGGAAAAACGAGGAAGGGTCAGGAGCTCCGAGGACAGCTGCCTCGGGGAGCAAACCGGAGGGAGAATCGGGATGACCGGGTCCTTCTGGATTCTGATGCTgctggtgctgctgctgctgatgctgaTGAAAAGGAGGATTCATGCTACGGTGCGGAAAACTGAAGCGCTGCAGATCGGGCATGAACACCAGCTATGTATGACTTTCGAAATAATTAACGGCTTGATTTCACAGGTGGTGTTTGGCGACCCAAAAACAAGGCGATGTCCACATTTAAGTCGTTAAAGCCTTATGTAACGAGTTAAGAGTATTACAGCTTGCGCGTAGCCTAAATGCTGAGTAAGACGCTGATGGAGACTGCAGCAACCGATAGAAGAGCAAAATATGGACTAACTACAAAAGCATGCAAAACCCTTAGTCAAACAAGCAAAGGATATTATAACTACTAACGTCAgcgaaatacatttaaaaataggtCCAAACGAATGTCTTGTTTCTGCTCTGGCTGCAAAGCTTAATACACTTGCGCTCTCGAGTCTCTCTGCAGCGCTTCAGTGCGGAATCTACCGTAATATCAGCAGTAGCTCTCAGCTTGTGTCTGTTTACTTGAATATTCCAGTGGCGCAAAATAATATTTGGTAGATGACTTTGCCCataattatctttatatataatctatcaatgtTCGAAGGCGAATAACAGCTCTGCGTTTGCTTTTCCCCCTGTGTGTTTGTCCAAGAATGGTACTTACGGTAAAAAGATATTACCTCATGCATCATGATAACAAAGCAACGCTGACGTCACAGACCTGCAACAAATAACCCTTGTACTTCATTAGGTCTTATAGGGCTTCTGATTTAGGATTTTTTATCTATTTGGAAACTGCAAAGGAAACATCAAAGTCGTTTCATTATTGTaaactttatttacaatttcacatttattcagaaatagTTGTTTGAAATACTTAGGACTGGATTGTGCTCTCTAAATATGTAAAAACTTAAATACAATAAGTAAATCCAttaaatatatagatacacaatatatattaataaataaagaaatacacagGATCCAGTTATAAACACACAAGGAcaaaatcaatatgaaaatccTAACTAGAGCCTCATGTGTCGCATCAGTGTGAGACTGGATAGGTGCAAAATCACACACTGGATGACACtaaaggaaaaaagaaacactgttttgttttgttttcttaactAAAACAACAGATGTTTTGAGCTAACTAACCGCATTATGCCTATGTCTATTTTAGACAGAAATCATCACTCGTCACCCGTCAGCAAGCTGTTAGAGGTGGGTTCTCTAAATTCTTTTTTCATCTCTCTTTCCacctccttccctctctctctttctaagtTGGCCTGCGTATCTAAGGTTGTAGTATCCAAGGTGGCCAACCCGACTGCTGTACTGTCCTGACAGAACCCTCTCTGACCTCTACTCCCTCGGCTCCCTCTACTGCCTCTACTCTTCCGTGAGGAATCTTTCTTCACACGCTCCCCAGACGACTGACTGGTAGCTGTGCTTCTTCTCCCCCAGCTGTGAATATAAGAGAGAGTGACGCTTCCACGATACCCTGCATGTGTGGAAtatacagagacagagacagaaacgtgaagaaatatagacagaaaaataaattttttgaaaacataagtatggacagacagatagatagatagatagatagatagacagacagaaagatagatagatagacagacagacagaaagatagatagatagacagacagacagacagacatacagatagatagatagatagatagatagatagatagatagatagatagatagatagatagatagatagatgatagatagttagacagacagacagacagacataaagatagatagacagacagacagacagacagacagacagacagacagacagacagacagatagatagatagatagatagatagatag
This genomic stretch from Cyprinus carpio isolate SPL01 chromosome B16, ASM1834038v1, whole genome shotgun sequence harbors:
- the LOC109057826 gene encoding non-homologous end joining factor IFFO1-like; this translates as MPDLQRFSFPHRSMNPPFHQHQQQQHQQHQNPEGPGHPDSPSGLLPEAAVLGAPDPSSFFLGEQPGPQTALDLTASSYLHFSPSLHWSQPPPPTAMALRNDLGSNISVLKTLNLRFRCFLAKVHELERRNKILELQLQQALDSSNKGGCVEDGNTREIGVQTGFIGPIAVRPGSLSFQNTNNSAQRPTTLFMPSLTTVLKLEPNKADGESTTDPNTYRNPNITVSLATPTTEPASANTNNSNNALHVSSVGTGMSPNPPPRFLPGTIWSYNHTRKLGSGSETRVTSPGVSWVHPDGVGVQIDTITPEIRALYNVLAKIKRERDEYKRRWEEEYTMRMDMEQRMNDLQEDLQESEVCQDELALKVQQLKAELVLFKGLMSNNLSELDSKIQEKAMKVDMDICRRIDITARLCDVAQQRNFEDPIKIFKVPSPQNANTSRARKQASQPANGSETDEPVSTSESDGGGAREDEVCTPSTLQINEEMQRMLTQLRECEFEDDCDSLAWEETEETLLLWEDFPGCTLTADTSQGEEECLEKVIKDTECLFKSREKEYQETIDQIELELATAKSDMNRHLHEYMEMCSMKRGLDVQMETCRRLITQSGNNKSTSSIPGGGTDANGETERDKTEEGGR